Proteins encoded together in one Kingella oralis window:
- a CDS encoding 2'-5' RNA ligase family protein, translating to MSHKKHLIALAALLLARAAFAETVNYNVFVKLDNTAESRVNDISQALAKQGVNSLFAQGYQVHLTLYLTEYDSKRLPEIQKIVSQFARRQSKFAISFTGMHSTTGKWLMLDNQPSPELQQLADEITVQLVKLRDKNAKLPDWVSAYPEKVKTFERYGSPNVFAQFNPHVTLLTPKEFNDGVAKFEAGYAFRPFSAQAVGIGIAQVDALGQAKNVLYFKPFE from the coding sequence ATGTCTCATAAAAAACACTTAATCGCCCTTGCCGCGCTGCTGCTTGCCCGCGCCGCCTTCGCCGAAACGGTAAACTACAACGTGTTCGTGAAGCTGGATAACACCGCCGAAAGCCGTGTAAACGATATTTCGCAAGCGCTTGCCAAGCAAGGCGTAAACTCGCTGTTTGCGCAGGGCTATCAAGTCCACCTTACGCTGTATCTCACCGAATACGACAGCAAAAGGCTGCCTGAAATCCAAAAAATCGTCAGCCAATTTGCCCGCCGGCAAAGCAAATTCGCCATTTCGTTCACCGGGATGCACAGCACCACAGGTAAATGGCTGATGCTGGACAACCAACCCTCGCCCGAATTGCAGCAGCTTGCCGATGAAATCACCGTGCAGCTCGTTAAACTGCGCGACAAAAACGCCAAGCTGCCCGATTGGGTGAGCGCCTATCCCGAAAAGGTGAAAACCTTTGAGCGATACGGCTCGCCCAATGTGTTTGCCCAGTTCAACCCGCACGTTACCCTGCTCACGCCCAAAGAATTTAACGACGGCGTTGCCAAATTTGAAGCAGGCTATGCGTTCCGCCCGTTCAGCGCGCAAGCCGTGGGTATCGGCATCGCCCAAGTGGACGCGCTGGGGCAAGCTAAAAATGTTTTATATTTCAAACCATTTGAGTAA
- a CDS encoding aromatic amino acid transaminase, with the protein MFQHLAPYAGDPILSLVETFNRDPRANKINLSIGIYFDNDGNMTQPESVKTAEERVGIGAKAYLPMEGHAGLRAELPKLLFGANHAVIAENRVTTVQTLGGSGALRLGADLLHNAFGNSKVLMSDPTWDNHRGIFAAAGFELGSYPYYDPATIGVKFEQMCACLDRQPENTIILLHPCCHNPTGVDLSPEQWDEVLHIIAARQLIPFMDIAYQGFGDDFDRDAYAIRRAADLGLPLLVSSSFSKNMSLYGQRAGGLMVVSPNAEEAALVLGQLQLGVRRIYSSPPAQGGLTAYHVLSDAQLAAQWQNEVYEMRDRIRAMRQRIYDVLQSKLPERDFSYFVKQRGMFSYTGLNAQQVQRLRDEFAIYLLDSGRMCIAGLNEGNVNTVADAFAAVFKG; encoded by the coding sequence ATGTTCCAACACCTCGCCCCCTACGCAGGCGACCCGATTTTAAGCCTTGTAGAAACGTTTAACCGCGACCCGCGCGCCAACAAAATCAACCTGTCCATCGGCATCTATTTTGACAACGATGGCAACATGACGCAGCCTGAAAGCGTGAAAACCGCCGAAGAGCGCGTTGGCATTGGCGCAAAAGCCTATTTGCCGATGGAAGGACACGCAGGGCTACGCGCCGAATTGCCCAAATTATTGTTTGGCGCAAACCATGCGGTGATTGCCGAAAACCGCGTAACCACCGTGCAAACGCTGGGCGGCTCGGGCGCATTACGGCTGGGCGCGGATTTGTTGCACAACGCCTTTGGCAACAGCAAAGTGCTGATGAGCGACCCCACATGGGACAACCATCGCGGCATTTTCGCCGCCGCAGGCTTTGAGCTGGGCAGCTATCCGTATTACGACCCCGCCACCATCGGCGTGAAATTTGAGCAAATGTGCGCCTGCCTAGATAGGCAGCCTGAAAACACCATCATCCTGCTGCACCCCTGCTGCCACAATCCAACAGGCGTGGATTTATCGCCCGAGCAATGGGACGAAGTGTTGCACATCATCGCCGCGCGCCAGCTTATCCCGTTTATGGACATCGCCTACCAAGGCTTTGGCGACGATTTTGACCGCGATGCCTACGCCATCCGCCGCGCTGCCGATTTGGGCTTGCCGCTGCTGGTGAGCAGCTCGTTTTCCAAAAATATGTCGCTGTATGGGCAACGCGCGGGCGGCTTGATGGTGGTGTCGCCCAATGCCGAAGAAGCCGCGCTGGTGCTGGGGCAGCTGCAACTGGGTGTGCGCCGCATTTATTCCAGCCCGCCCGCACAAGGCGGCTTGACCGCGTATCACGTTTTAAGCGACGCGCAACTTGCCGCGCAATGGCAAAACGAAGTCTATGAAATGCGCGACCGCATCCGTGCCATGCGCCAGCGCATTTATGACGTGCTGCAAAGCAAGCTGCCCGAGCGCGATTTCAGCTATTTTGTGAAACAGCGCGGCATGTTTAGCTATACGGGTTTGAACGCGCAGCAAGTGCAACGTTTGCGCGACGAATTCGCCATTTATCTGCTGGACAGCGGACGGATGTGCATCGCGGGGCTGAACGAGGGCAATGTGAACACGGTGGCGGATGCGTTTGCGGCGGTGTTTAAAGGGTAG
- the nhaC gene encoding Na+/H+ antiporter NhaC → MLSKQPLLNISLSEALIVAVSAIAIMGYTIISFEWVPHLSILLALVALLLYGLLRGAKWGDMIKRMAAAVEQGMGAVYLFFFIGLLVAAMMMSGAIPTLMYYGFGLISPEYFYLSAFLLCGVIGISIGSSLTTCATIGVAFMGMSSAFHAVPAITAGAVVSGAFFGDKMSPLSDTTGIAASTVGVDLFEHIKNMSYTTIPALLLTAAALVWAVPDVVSGSLNSVQKLSGELQASGLVHGYALLPFAVLVVLALFKVDAILTMLATIAVSIAITFTHTPLSAGQLGGWLFAGFKPEHVGEGIAKLVSRGGLESMFFTQTVVMLALSLGGLLFALGIVPALLDAMRRFLTNAGRATFCVAMTSVGVNILIGEQYLSILLAGETFKPVYAKLGLHPRNLSRTLEDAGTVINPLVPWSVCGVFIAKVLGVSVLSYLPYAFFCYLCLILTVLFGFTGFTLSKVETEQKPAQQ, encoded by the coding sequence ATGCTATCCAAACAACCCCTACTCAATATCTCTCTTTCCGAAGCCCTTATCGTTGCCGTGAGCGCCATCGCTATAATGGGCTACACCATCATCTCGTTTGAATGGGTGCCGCATCTTTCCATTTTGCTGGCGCTGGTGGCGCTGCTGCTTTACGGCTTGCTGCGCGGCGCAAAATGGGGCGACATGATTAAACGCATGGCGGCCGCCGTGGAACAAGGCATGGGCGCGGTTTATCTGTTTTTCTTCATCGGGCTTTTGGTTGCCGCCATGATGATGAGCGGCGCGATTCCCACGCTGATGTATTACGGCTTCGGGCTGATTTCGCCCGAATATTTCTATCTTTCCGCGTTTTTGTTGTGCGGCGTGATTGGCATTTCCATCGGCAGCAGCCTGACCACTTGCGCCACCATCGGCGTGGCGTTTATGGGCATGAGCAGCGCGTTTCACGCTGTGCCCGCGATTACCGCAGGCGCGGTGGTGTCGGGCGCGTTTTTCGGCGACAAAATGTCGCCCCTGTCGGACACCACGGGCATCGCCGCCTCCACCGTGGGCGTGGATTTGTTTGAACACATCAAAAACATGAGCTACACCACCATCCCCGCCTTGCTGCTGACCGCCGCCGCGCTGGTGTGGGCGGTGCCCGATGTGGTTTCAGGCAGCCTGAATTCGGTGCAAAAACTCAGCGGCGAGCTGCAAGCGAGCGGCTTAGTGCACGGCTACGCACTGCTGCCGTTTGCCGTGCTGGTGGTGTTGGCGTTGTTTAAAGTGGACGCGATTTTAACCATGCTCGCCACCATCGCCGTTTCCATCGCCATTACCTTCACCCACACGCCGCTCTCGGCGGGGCAACTGGGTGGCTGGCTGTTTGCAGGCTTTAAGCCCGAACACGTGGGCGAGGGCATCGCTAAACTGGTGTCGCGCGGCGGCTTGGAAAGTATGTTTTTCACGCAAACGGTGGTGATGCTGGCGTTGAGCTTGGGCGGCTTGCTGTTTGCGCTGGGCATTGTGCCCGCCTTGCTGGACGCGATGCGCCGCTTTCTCACCAACGCAGGACGTGCCACTTTTTGCGTGGCGATGACCAGCGTGGGCGTGAATATTTTGATTGGCGAGCAGTATTTGTCTATTTTGCTGGCGGGCGAAACGTTTAAACCTGTGTACGCCAAGCTGGGCTTGCATCCGCGCAACCTATCGCGCACGCTGGAAGACGCAGGCACGGTGATTAACCCATTGGTGCCGTGGAGCGTGTGCGGCGTGTTTATCGCCAAAGTGCTGGGCGTGAGCGTGTTGAGCTACTTGCCTTACGCCTTTTTCTGCTACCTGTGCTTGATTTTAACCGTGCTGTTTGGCTTCACAGGGTTTACGTTAAGCAAAGTGGAAACCGAGCAGAAACCCGCGCAACAATAG